Genomic DNA from Triticum dicoccoides isolate Atlit2015 ecotype Zavitan chromosome 4B, WEW_v2.0, whole genome shotgun sequence:
CTCTGCAAGGCACACCTCCGTTGGAGCCTCCTCCGCCGTCACACAACAGTTCCTGCAACATTATCTTTGTTGCAAAAAAGAAACTGCATAAATTTTCTGTAACCTGACCTTTTGTTGCAAAGAAATATGTTGATGTTTCTGCAACATGATTTGTGTCGTGAAAAGATTCTACAATAAAACCTCTATTGCAAATGTTTCCGCAATAAAATCTCTATTGCGAAGGACAAGACTTTTGTTGCAGAAGCAGAGGACGATGCTCGGCCAATAGATTGAGTCCGATCTGGCGGCTCGCGAGGCGGCGAATCTTTTAAAAGATCCGCCAGCTGATGGGTAGCACGCCACGAGGGAGTACCTTGCAGTAGTAATCCATGtaggatatactccctccgtcctaaaataattgtctcaagcttagtacaattttgtattaaagttaatacaaagttgagacacttattttgggatggagggagtacattctaACTTCTTGTCTCTGCTTCTTCCCCACCGCTTTGGCTTGGATGATGTGGTTTCCTAGTTGTGTATGTGTGCGGCAGAGCGCCAGAGCGTTTCCAAGTCCGAGTTGGAGTCATGGTCTGTTCTCCTTTTGCACGTTATAAACGGAGGCGATACGCGCACGTTGGGACACCGCACCGCCGCTCCCCCTCCCTTCCCAGGAAAGCTTCTTTATGCCGCCGCTATGCCTCGCTGCACTCATCCGGCATATCCTCCTGACGGCCGCCATATCCGTGCCGacgctggcggcggcggtggacaacTCCTCACCGACGTGGATGGAACATCTCGACGCATTGCAGATGTAACCGTGGACGCCGCCGGCTCCAACGTCCAGACGAGGCTCCAGCTCCACGGTGGGCGGCAGCTTCCACCACGGTATGAACTTCACCGCACCGTCCCTCTCTGGCTTTTATAAAAGTCACTGTCCCTGAAGCAACGAGGCCAAATTCTAGCACCTCCCCTTCACTAGATTTCTACTACTCGTGCATGCCACTCTGCTATGCTGGATGCCATATTCAGTGGATGGTTGGTTAGTTGATAacttgataagtaagttgctcttcAACTCATCGAGCTTGTGTTCCACTTCAGAGGTGAGCATGCGGCATCTGGAAAAACGTCTGTTCCTGATCCTCAAATGTCACGTTTCCAGGAGAAAACCCGGGCTTCCTGCACACCGTGGCTGCCTCGACATCGACGGTATGTGCCTCTTGTTCCCTTATTTCTAGTCTATATCCATGATAATATTAGATTATTCATCTTCAAAGATGTTCTGCTGTCTACTAACCTTGTGACATGTTTCCACCTCAGGTGCGAGTACCCTCATCACGATGTGCCCGCGCAGTCGGAAAAGCCGCTGCTGGAGCCAAAGGACACCAGCACATCCTCTTCCTCCACGCAGGCAGAGGCGGCAACTCATGACGTCCCGCCAATGCCAAGCCACTCGTCTCCACCTGTTTTGGCTTGGTTTTTTCCTGGTTGGCCTATACAGTTTCTCATCAGAACAGATCGTGGAGGTTCTTTCCACACGTATCCTCGCCTGAGCGGGCCATTCCAGAGCTTGCAGGAAGCCGAGAATGCTTTCGATAACCATCTTGATGACCTGCGCTCTCCAATAATGTGAATTTTCTCAACTTTGTCATGGATTTCCAAGATAGCAGAAATTACAATCTACTAATATATAGAATGCTCTGACCTGAACTAGGTGCACAGATGGGCTTCCGCAAGCGGAAAAAGTGGTATGGCATGCTCTTTACTGGCCTGATGGCACAAGAAGGATGTCTTCCAAAAGCCATCCAACACGTCGGAATATCAACCTATTGGTTCAAGCTTTACTGGACAAGTACAGTGAAGATCACCGTCTTTTGGGGGTTTGCTCTCTGTTCCTCCTCCCGCCTTCAATCCTTGTCCTGTTACCAGGGTTGTCTTAATTTCTTGTATTCATGTACTAATTGCTGATACAGTCCATGCCTCCTTTTTAGGATCTTGCatatgaacttgatggtcttgtgACCTTCCAAGAATTTTATATGGGGGAGACTAGCTGCCTCAAAATGTACTGTCATCTCAATTTTACTACAAAAACTAAAGGAGCTGATGGTTCTCACGGTGGCAGCAACAATCTATTCTTTGCTGAGGTCGCACGAATAAAGGGCGAAAATGTAGAATATGTGCTCAATTGTTTCTGTATGGTGCAACATAATGACAATGGTATTTTGTTCCGCCTTTAAGTTCTGCTCTTTCAGTTCTGGGTCACATTTATCTGGTAGACGTCATTTGGTTGCCCCTTGTGTCATGTTTCCCTTCATCTCGTCCACTGTCCTTGAGTTTTACTTTAGTTTTAATATCTAAGCTAGTTCATGCCCAGACATATGTAGTGACTGTCTACACATGTTTTTTTTTGCCTAAGGCCAATGCTATGGTTGTACGACTTATGGAAATGTTGATTTGAAGCACCCTGTCAATGCTGATCAATACGAAGGTCGCCACTCTCGCCCGCACAAAACATGGTGCGGTGCCGTCCATCCAGGCGTACCTGCATACATCAAGAATGAGGAGGACAGGCTGGCGGATGAGGAGGCTAGGATAAGACGTGTAAACATGGTAATGCTTATATCTTGTGTGGTTCGTACTTGTTAGTAATGTTACTGAGGTGTTATTATTCTCCTTCAGTGCCGTGATGAACCTCCTAGTCTGGCAAAATCGGATGGTGCAGAAATGCCTGCTGGTTTGGCCAAGAGAGAGGATGCTTGTTTGGCCAAGAAAGAGGGTGTTTGTTTGGCCAAGAGAGAGGATGCTGGTTTGGCTAAAAGAGATGATGGCCAGGGAAGCGGAAAATACATTGTACCTGCTAGGCGTCACTTGGTTTAAGTATCCTCTCAGGTATATATATGCTTAGTTAGATAAATTTGGTTTGATTTAAGCATATGTTTGATCTCACTAAGATTATTGTATTATTACAATCACATTGCATATTTCCTGCAAGGTCAATGAATCTTTAGTTGATCAACTAGTGCATGGATCCTCTCTgtcaacaaaagaaaaagaaaaactagtgCCTGGGTCCAGAAACATTATGGATTGCATGGCATTGACAGAGATTATCAAGTGTAAGGGCAATTGTTTCCAAATTTCTCTGGACATTTAAGAACCTGTTTCATTATGATCGATGCACTACCAATGCTCTCAAACTCTTTTAAGGCTTATTTTTCTTTTTAAGTATAGTGAACGAGGATGCATTATTAGAAATTAAAATATATGTTCCCGACATGTGTTATTCCATAATTGCAGCCGTCCTGCCATTGCTCCCTTATACATATTTCTATCATGTACATGCCAAATTGCCAAAAATGAAATTCCAATTGATGAGTTGTTTTCCTTCATAGCCCTCATAGTAGCGGGTaatgcgcggcggcacgccgcgccacgTAGATCGATAAGCTATTTAGTTTTTTCTAAATATCGGGTAAGTCCTCCCAAAACTTGAACATAGCAAAGCAGTTCATACAAGGATAGGGTACATGTAGTTGATACATGCATAGGTGATCAACAAAGGGTACATCTAGTTGGTACATGCATAGGTGATCTACACGTAGTGATAGTGGATACTGGATGCAGAATTgtgaagctcttgttctcttcttaCACCTGAGGTGTTGATCATCCAGCTGGGTTTGTCTCTACGATGTAGTGGTAGATAGATGAAGCTGGTTCTTTTGCTCTTGTTCTTGGTGGTGATAGATGAAACTGGCTCTTTTGCTCTTGTTCTTGGTGGTTTGTTTGATGTGTAGACAATGTTAAAGTTGCTACTGGATGCACGTCCTGGCTCTCGACGGTTAGGCAAATTATCTTGAAATTGGAGAAAAATCTTTTTGAGGACCCTTGTTCGCCTCACATCCATTTATCTGACAAATAATTAAGGACAGAGGAAGTATCAAATTTTCTCAAATGGTTGCTGCATCCTAGAAGCAAATTACACCAGAAAAATATATATATGCATCAGTATTGTTAATTCCCCCAGAATGCTCTAGATTATCTCTATGCTCTAAATATTGCAAGGAAAACCAAATTACTACAGTACtacaatgtactccctctgtaaagtaatACTCCCCTTTCTAAATCACTAAAGTAATGATCGCTTCCGCTCCACTATTGTCTTGAGCGCGTATGATTGTGGTCGTCGATGACTATACCGTGATATGTGCAAAGTTGATGAAGATAGCTTGAGCAACCTTTTTCTTCTGAAAGCTATTGATCACAAAATTTGTAATGCCAATTTAACTTCAGAAAGAACATTGAAACATGGATCCTTCTCTCAATCGAAGAAGTTGATGTGCTTAATTACTAAGAGAGAACCCATAGATCTCAAGCCAACAATAATAAGCATTTAAGCTACTTATAACTTGATTTTCCATGAGAAAAGAACATATGTTAAATCATATTTAAAATATTATGAAGTCATAAAAGCATagaagcatcagaattttccactgAAGACACTATGTCAGTGCACCAAAAAATAGGTCAAGAGAAGTGAAAGGAAAAAAGATCAAGTAAATAACACATGGAAGGAGATCTACAGGAAGTAATTATTCGCTTGTACGTATCAAGTTATTTTTAAGAAAGGATAAGAAGGGCATATATAGGGGAGTATGTATTTTGTTTTCTAGAATACGCCCGAGTATGCCTATTATGCATTAAAGGAGAGGGGAAAAGAACCCCAGCGAAGAACTCTTCCATGTTTTACACATAACGTAATTAGAGTTGAATTAACTGAACTGGTACAAATAGGGGAGTATGTACAGCAAAACTGCACACTTCCATGTTTTACTGATACCGCCATTAGAGCTAAATTAACTGAACTGAATCTGTTCCTTGTATGAGCAAAAATACTAAGCTTTTAACTGTACAACCCCACAGCCAGTCAAATGATGCATATAACTGCTGCATGCTATGTGGGAGCGGGAAAAAACACTTCTTAAGGTAATTTAAACATCCAACAGTTGGTGGAAAAACTATATTACTACAGTCagaatccatatatgaaaacaaagtaagTAAAAGAAAAATGAAATGGAAAACGCTCCACACAAAATATAGATATGTATGAACTGCTAGGATAGAAAATAAATTAAGGAATGCCTTGGAGAGAACTATTTACACATGAAAGAAGTGAGCTATCATGCTGGAAATTCGGATGCATGACTAAACATCCCACCAGGAATAAAAATGAGGTAAGCTGCTAGATCTTGCCTGTTGGTAAATGCCTGGccattttttttacaaaaagtttctaaattcagattggaTAGAACAAATAAAGCATTGTTTACCCTTTACATAACTTACCTGGTGATAGCAAGTAAAAATACTCCTACCAAAGCTTCTACACCATCTTATCATGTTAATGCATATATTTTTGTAAGTTACTCAAATATGGACCACGATCTCCTAGAGACCCAAAGACCAATTACGTGGTAGAGTAATGTCTAAATAGAGGAAGCATGATGTTAGTTGTCCATGTGCCTGATACGATTTGCACTTTTTTttgtttgaaaaaaaaaatcaatttaCACCTGCACGCCAAGAGTTCATGGTTACACAAAATAATCAGAAGAGTTCAGGTTCACTGAAAGTTCAATATAGAATAACGCATCGTCGATGTGTTATACACACATGTTGAATGCAAGGAATAATAAACCACTAACTGGACCATATCCAATGTTAAATACATCGCAGAATCTATATTGGTGGAATAGTCTTGCTACTTCTCACTGAAAGTATTGCTGAGGGAAAAAGTACAATTCAAACCATAGTTTTAAATAGGAGTTATAGCCCGCTATAGCTGATTCGGAGGTCCGCCCCTATTATCCATAGCCCGCTATTTATAACATTGGTTCAAACCCTGATCTGGACTACATCATCACACATAGGACCGTTGAGAAGATCTCATGGAAGCAATCAATTAAACAGTTCACGTATGAGAAACTTGACACCTATGTCTCTTGGACATGAGATAAGGCACAGTAATACCACAAAGAAGTAGAAGTAATATGATTATTTGTAGTTCTATGAAATAAACATTCCAGTCAAAAACTACAATTACGGATTGCTAAATTTGCATGTGACATTTCTCCACATTAGGGTACTACAATGGTCAATTTTACAATCTCCCCTACTTTATTTTTACTTTTATCTTTGAAGGGCAGCACATATGAATCTGAGAGAAGATATACCTTTTATGACTGCTAAACACCGTCACCATAATATCTCAATAGTAATAATTCCTCTTTCGTATGACCAGGCTTTCTAAGGCATTCTCTTTTTGTACATCACGAACTCATCAAtctgaaaaaaaaaacaaataGACAAAGTCAAGTAAATATATACCATCATAGAAGATAGTCATCCAGATATTCATTTGCTTGATCTGATATTAATTTGCAAATAAAAAAGAGATCATCCAATTacataaaaaaaatcataaaagaTATTCAAGTACACGCCATAAGCATATTGGCATCATGATTGGTAAAACCAGGAACAAAGTGAGCACTTGTGAAAAGGCATCCCTGCACTAAACTAATTGCTCCGGCCATACGTCCACAAAATAGTACACCCATGGAACAGAAAACATGTAAATACTTCATCCCTTGTGTTGAGATAATGCCATGTTGGTTGCGTACTGAAAAAAGCACACATATTTTTTACGTTGGCTTAGTTTGGTCAATTGACCGAAGACATTGCAGTTGACTTGAACACCGATGTCGGAAGAGGTGAATGCTACAGCTGGACCGTGCGGATAAACTGCAGGCAGACACACGAATGCATCAGCTAGCACACACATGACGCAGCTGCAGCAGGAGCACACAAGCCGCACATGCACGCGACATatcacatggccaagagagtgccGAGTGGCAGCCGGCGTGCACTCGCCGCAAAGGGGAGCAACAGCGAGATTGGGCACCTCCTCAGGTTGGCTTCTGGGGCGGAATGTTGGCATCGCCTGGCTCGAGCCCCTCCTCTTCGTGGGGCTCGACCAGAGGGAGGAAGAGGAgtggagaaaaaaacaaagaaGGAATCTGCGCCATGGATGCCTGCTCTGTTCGCTGCTCTCGTGGAGGCGTGCACTTGCGATTAGAAGATGTGACAAGGAAGGCAAGAAGAAAAACGAACAGAAGGCGGCTGGCCCGGACGGCGACCACCACTTAGATTCAAGCCACCGCCGGCCATACGTCCCAAGAAAAAAAAGGACACCCAGATGCTCACCTGACGCTGGAAAAGATCGAGCCTTCTTCAAGATGGAGACGGTCCGGTCCAGGCAAGGGTCGTCGGGAGGAGGAAGTAGCCAGAGAAATCGTCGGCAGGGCGTTGCCCTCATCCCGGTGGCCCTTGACGGAGCCATGGGGCTCGACACCCTCGAatccgaagcggcggcggctacgcTTTTTTTTCGCAACCCTGggggctttttttctttttttgaggtgACCACGGAGGCAGTAGAGGAGAGGTTCTGTTTAGGGATTAGAGGAGAGATGGTTCGAGGAGGGAGGGTTTCATCTAAGATCGGGGCGAGGTGGGCTTTTGTAGGCCCATAGGGCGGTGGACGACTTCGCCCGAGTTTTCGAGAGATTGTCTCACGCATGGAAACCGAACACGTGGAGAGTACGTGGCACACCCCAAAACGCTGAGCGAGATAAAAAAAAAAAGATACGCTCCTATCACACGCGTCATGCAAACAAGGGCAGTAAAAAAAAGCCCAAAAAAACCAGGAAAAAGAATCCCTTACGGGCCTAGTATTCTTAGTATTTTCAGAACTTGAACTAGACAAGGAAAGTTGATGTTGCTTGGCATATCTGTCCTTTATGGGTAGTCCATATTCTCTGGCCATTAATCTCATAGCATGTTTTGGTTCATGACTCTCCACTCAGGGACCTGACTACATGGCGAAGACAGCAAAGGAATCTATGTGGgggatattgctgtttttttttaagTTCCAATATCTTTGGGATGGGCGGAACTTGTCGTGCACCATCATTTGTCATTTGCTTTGGACTTAGTTGTATGTTATTGTTGAATTGCCTGTACTGCAGGAAAGTTTAGTGCTTTACATCTCTAATGGAGTTATGTTTGATATTTGAGTTAGTGTCGGTAATGGAGCTGCCAGTATATATTCATCAGGCTTCGAAGTGACTAGCCAATGTAATTAATTTTTATGTAATGCCATTTACAATGAAACTGCAAAACAAATGATGTGTTAGAAACAAGATTTAGGGTGGTTCAATATTTGTAGTTCAGAAGCATATTTCTGCCCCtgcaaaggaaagaaagaaagcatgTCTCTCAAGGAGCCTGAGCCTAATCCTCCAGTCTAAAACAGTCAGAAGGTTAGTGCCGCATAACTAACCTTACTCGGGGAGGTCCTGTGTTGGACATTTTGCCTTGGTTCTATGTTGTTTTATTCTATTACTCGCCGTAGGATGAGTAACAGAGAGAGATTCACAGTTTTAGGAATGTGTTTTTGATGTGCCATGTGCATTATTGGCGATTTTATATTGTGACGGTATTGCAATCAGATGCACATCTCAATTTTATCAGTGCTAGATGTTCAGTTTCCGATCCAGAAGCTGGGAGCTCAAAAGTACTTATACTCAACCAATAAATCCAGAAGCTGGGAGCTCAAAAGTACTTACTCAACCAATAAATCCTTTCAGTCCAGGATGTGATTTCGACCGTCTGAAAGACTGCAGTGGATCCTTTGTGCTGCCATCTACAACCGTGCGACCTGCCTCCTTGTTGACACCGCTGTCATCCATCAACTTTCTCATCTTCTCCGACTCCAACCATTCTCCAGCTGAAGCATAGATGTTCGAGAGGAGCACATAATCCCCACTGTCATCGCTCCTTGCCTTTAGCAGCTGTCTGTTAGCGTGCTCAGCCAGTTCAATCTCACCATGGACCCTACAAGCCCCAAGAAGCGTCCTCCAGATGACAGAATTAGGCTCCACCTTCATGGTGTCAATGAACTCAAATGCTTCCTTCAGAAGCCCCGCGCGACCCAGCATGTCAACCATGCAACCGTAATGCTTGACATTGGGCTCAATCCTGTACTGCTGTTGCATCAAGTTGAAGTACTCACGTCCCTTGTCAACCATACCGCCGTGGCTGCATGCGATAAGGACAGCGACGAAGGTGATCTCATCAGGCCGGACTTTCTCTTTCAGCATTTTCTTGAACACGTCAACAGACTCCAGGGCATGACCATGCAATGCCAAACCTCCTATGATAGAGTTCCAAGTTGAGACATCCTTATCTCGCATCACCCAAAACACCTCCAGTGCACTCTTCATGCTCCCGCATTTTGCGTACATGTGAATCAGCGCATTGCCGAGGACGACAGTAAAACCAGTTCCTGAGAACTTCTCTGAAAGAGAGGAATGCAACCTTCGGCCAACATCCAAATCACCGGAGTCGGCACAAGCTGACAGTAAGCTCAGCATTGTGATAACATCTGGCTTTTTGCCCATGCGCTGCATCTGCTCAAACAGGTCCATGGCATGCTTGTGCGAGCCGCATCTCACATACCCAGAGATCATGGCGTTCCAGCACACGACATCACGCTCAGGTGCCTGGTCGAACAGCTCTCTTGCTGGGGCCATCTCTCCCCGCTTGGCATACGCGGTGATCATCACGTTCCAGGACACAAGGTCCTTCACAGGACACTCGTCGAACAGCTGCCGGGCAGCACCAATATCCCCTCTCCTTGCACAGCCGCTGATCATCGCCGACCACGCCACGGCGTCCTCACGCGCCCTGTGGTCAAACAGAGCACCTGCAACACCCAGCTCTCCGCAGCTCGCGTGCATGCCAATGAGCGCGTTCTTGACGAACGCGTCGGACTCCAGTCCAGCCTTCACGACGTGCGCGTGCACCTGCGCTCCGGTGCCACCCGCGCCCATGGCGGTGCACGCCCGGAGCACGAACGGGAAGGTGATCTTGTCGGgcctcacgccgccgccgcagctgCTGAGTCGCGCCATGCGCGCGTAGAGGGAGACGGCGTCCCGGGGCGCGGAGGTGTGCGCGGCGCCGCGGATGAGGGTGTTGTACATGAAGAGGTCCGGGCGCGGGATTTGGTCGAACACGTGGTAGGCGTGGGCGATGGCGCCGCGCACGGCTACAGCGGACGCGAAGAGGAGCTCGCGGAGCGCGGAGGGGTCCGAGAGGAAGCCCCGGAGGACCAGGAGGGTGTGGACCTGC
This window encodes:
- the LOC119291543 gene encoding pentatricopeptide repeat-containing protein At5g15300-like encodes the protein MLRKSGTQRRQPALWRRCRSLRQIKQVHTLLVLRGFLSDPSALRELLFASAVAVRGAIAHAYHVFDQIPRPDLFMYNTLIRGAAHTSAPRDAVSLYARMARLSSCGGGVRPDKITFPFVLRACTAMGAGGTGAQVHAHVVKAGLESDAFVKNALIGMHASCGELGVAGALFDHRAREDAVAWSAMISGCARRGDIGAARQLFDECPVKDLVSWNVMITAYAKRGEMAPARELFDQAPERDVVCWNAMISGYVRCGSHKHAMDLFEQMQRMGKKPDVITMLSLLSACADSGDLDVGRRLHSSLSEKFSGTGFTVVLGNALIHMYAKCGSMKSALEVFWVMRDKDVSTWNSIIGGLALHGHALESVDVFKKMLKEKVRPDEITFVAVLIACSHGGMVDKGREYFNLMQQQYRIEPNVKHYGCMVDMLGRAGLLKEAFEFIDTMKVEPNSVIWRTLLGACRVHGEIELAEHANRQLLKARSDDSGDYVLLSNIYASAGEWLESEKMRKLMDDSGVNKEAGRTVVDGSTKDPLQSFRRSKSHPGLKGFIG